The Couchioplanes caeruleus sequence GTACTGCGGCAGACCATACAGACCGAAATAACACCAAAATGGATAAACGGTTACTTCAGCCCCTACCGGTATAAAGGGTGCCGCTGAAAGAACCTTGGGGAGAGCAAAAACACGCGAGGGCCGGCGTGCGCGGACCGGCCCTCGCGACGACGCGCGCTAGGAGATCTTGGCTTTCACCGTCAGCGTGGACTGGTCGATCTCGCTCGTGCGTACGGTGAACTTGAACGTCCACTCCCCCGCCATGGGCAGCGCGATGTCCCCGATGGCATGGAAGTCGGTGATCCGCAGCAGCGGCACCTCGATCGGCTCGATGCCCTTGGACGGCAGGGCCGCCGTGGCGGTCCATTCCACGACCGGCAGCGGCTTGTTGTCCGGCGTGTACGCGTACAGGTGCAGCGAGTTGTTGCCCACCGTGGCCGGGAACACGTCCACCTGCAACGACACCCGGCTGTCCGACACCGTCTGCGTGATCGTGCTGGACGTGGCCCCGGTCTCGGCCGCCTCGGCCGTGCGCGGCGGCGGGATCTGCACGAGCGCCGCCGTCACGCCGAGCACGATCGCCGTGACCGCCAGCTCGGCGAGCACCACGCGGCGCAGGGTGCGCGGGCCGGTCTCGGCGCTGCGGCTGCGCACGAGCTTGCGGGAGAACGCCGCCATCGCGATCACCACGGCGGCGAGGCCGACCTTGGCCAGGATCAGCTGCCCGTACGTGGTCTCGAAGAGGTTCTCGAAGGACGCGACCTCGATGAGCGCCTGCACGACGCCCGCCGTGATCAGCGCGGCGACGGCGGTGGCCGCCCAGCGGGACCAGATCGGCAGGATCGCGCCGAGCTCGCCCTCGTTGGCGTGCCGCAGCAGGAAGCCGGTCAGCATCACCAGCCCGCCGAGCCAGACCGCCATCGCGGCCAGGTGGATCGCGTCGACGACGACGGAGACGCCGGCCACCGGCGAGGCGGTCGGGTGCCCGGTCAACGGCCAGGTCGCCAGCGCCGCGACGCCGAGGACGCCGAGCAGGGCCAGGTCGGCCTTGGACTCGCCGCCGTCGCCGCGCAGCAGGGGGCGCAGCAGGAACGCCGCCGCGGCGATGACGCCGAGCCGGACCAGCATCACCGCTCCGAACGTGCTGCCCAGCACGGCCTGGAGGTCGCCGCCGGAGACATCGAAGAGCCCGCTGCCGGTCGTGTACGGCGCCTGCAGCCACAGCCCCAGCACCGTGCCGGCGAGCACCAGGCCCACGCCGGTCCAGACCAGCCGTGCGGGCCCGGTCCGGGAGAGCCGGTGCGGCCACAGCAGCGCGAGCACCAGCACCGGGCCCACGAGCAGCACGAGGCCGGCGTACCCGAGGTATTTGCCGACCGGGATGAGGGCGCGCACGACCGGGTCGACCGCCTGCGCGGCGTCCGACTCGCTCGGCGGGGTGGAGGTCGCCCCCACCGAGTAGGTCAGCGTGCCCGCCACCGGGTGGCTGTCGGCGGAGACGACGCGGTAGCTCACCAGGTAGGTGCCGCGGGCGCCGCCGGAGCGCAGCGGGATGGTCACCGTGCCGCCGGCCGCCTGCGGTTCGCCCTGGTCGGCGCGGCTGCCGTCGGGGGCGAGCACCTGGATCTTGCCCGCGATGAGCTGCACCGACTCGCTGAAGGTCAGGGTGACCCGGTTGGGCGCGTCAGGGACGATCGTGTTGGCGCCCGGGTCGCTGGCGACCAGCGCGGCATGGGCTCTGGCCGGGCTCGCCGGCCCGGCGAGCAGGCCCAGGAGCCCGAGGAGCAGCCCGGTCAGGGCCGCCGAAGCCCGGCGTCGATCAACGGTCATGCGAGCAATGCTCCCCGATGGCTCGAAGGGCACGACAACGTGGTCGCGCGGGCGCGGACGGACGAAGAACAGTCGGACGCCCGGGCCCGATAGTTCCCGCCCGGTAGGACAATTCTCCACCGCGTACGATGTGCGGTCGTGACAGCCAGCGATTCTCTGACCGTGCTCGCCCTCCGGGCGCGGTCCGGCGACGCCGGCGCCCAGTCCGCTCTGGTGCGGGCCACCCAGGCCGAGGTGTGGCGTTTCACGGCCGCGCTGGTCGACCCGGGTTCCGCCGACGACCTGACGCAGGAGACGTTCCTGCGGGCGTTCAAGGCGCTGCCCGGGTTCGAGGGACGGGCGCACGTGCGCACCTGGCTGCTCGGCATCGCCCGGCGCACCTGCGCCGACCACCTCCGCAGTGTGGTGCGGCGGCGCCGGCTGGACGCCCGCCTGGCCGCCGAGGCCTTCGCGGATCACCGCCTGCACCCCGACCCGGCGCATCGGCTGGGCAGCAACGACCTGCTGCGCCGGCTGGGCGAGGAGCGGCGGACGGCGTTCGTGCTCACCCAGTTGCTCGGCCTGTCCTACGCGGAGGCCGCCGAGGTCGAGGGCGTGCCGGTCGGCACCATCCGCTCCCGGGTGGCGCGGGCCCGCGACGAGCTGATGGCCGCGGTCGCCGAGGCCCGCGCTAGCTGATCCAGGGTCTTTCGGCCCATCACACAGCAAATCCCCAGGCGGTACAACGGAACCTGGCGACGCCCCGCGTCGACTAAGGGGCGTGAGCATGGAGACACGTACGCGGACGGCATGGCCGTGGATCTCGACGGCCGCCCGGCTCGGCCTCGCCGCGGTGTGGCTGATCGCCGGCGGGCTGAAGGTCGGCGACCTGGCCGCCTCGGGACGCGCGGTCAACGCCTACCAGCTTTTTCCGTACGAGGTGGCGAAGGTCATCGGGGCCGTCCAGCCGTTCCTGGAGATCGCCCTCGGGCTGCTCCTGCTGGCCGGTCTCGCCGTACGCCTCAGTGCCGGCCTCTCCGCCGCCCTGCTGCTGATCTTCATCGCCGGGATCGTCTCGGCGTGGGCCCGCGGCCTGCAGATCGACTGCGGCTGCTTCAGCACGGGCGGCGAGCTGGGCGCCGGCGCCGACCCGGCGTACGGGTGGGACATCGCCCGCGACGCCGGTTTCCTCCTGCTCGCCGGGCTCCTGCTGTGGCGGCCGCGGACCCGCTTTTCGATCGACGGCATCCTGATGGGGGACGGGCAGTGAGCAACGGTGACAAGAAACGGGCACAGGCCAAGCAGGTGGTACGGGAGCAGCTCGCCCGGGAGCGCCGCCGCAAGGTCACGCTCTGGACCACCGTCGGCGTGGTCACGGTGCTGGTCATGGCGGGGTTGATCGGCTGGGGCGTCGCCGCCGGGCAGGAGAAGGCCAACGCGGGCAAGCTGACGGTCCCGCCCGCCGCGGTGGACGACGGCACGGCCTTCGCCCGCGGCACCGGCCCCGTGCAGATCGACATCTACGAGGACTTCCTGTGCCCGTTCTGCCGCAAGGTCGAGACGGCGATCGGCCCCACGGTCACGCAGCTCGTCGACGCCGGCAAGGTGACGGTGCGCTATCACCCCATCGCCATTCTCGACCACCTCTCCTCGACGCAGTACTCCACCCGGGCCGCGGGCGCGTCGGCGGCCGCGGCGCAGGGCGGCAAGTTCTTCGAGTACCACGAGGCGCTCTTCGCCCAGCAGCCCCCGGAGGGCGGCGCCGGTCTCGACGACGCGAAGCTGATCGAGATCGGCAGATCGGTGGGCCTGACCGACCAGGCGTTCGCCGACGCGATCACCGGCAAGACCTACACGGCCTGGGCCACGAAGGTCACCGACACCGCGTCGTCGCGCGGGATCACGGGCACGCCCTCCGTGCTGGTCGCGGGCACCAAACTGGACAGTCCGACCCCGCAGGCGCTGGCCGCCGCGGTGGAGGCGGCCAGCGCATGAGACGCGGCGTCCTCTTCCTGGCCGTGCTGGCCGGCGTGGTCCTCACGCCGGCCGGCCCGGCCGCCGCGCACGGCGGTGACGCGCCCGACGCCACCGCCTACCGCACCGAGGTGACCGGGTTCAGCATCCCGGTGCCGGGCCTGACCGTACGCGCGGTGGAGGCGGGCGCCCGCCTCGAGCTCGTCAACGACACCGGGCGCACGGTCGAGGTGCTCGGCTACTCCGGCGAGCCGTACCTGGAGGTGCGGCCGGACGGCACGTACCAGAACGTCAACTCGCCGGCCACGTACATGAACGAGACGCTGGCCGGTGATGCGACCGTACCGACGCATGCCTCCCCGGCCGCCGCACCGCAGTGGCAGCGGGTCTCCGCGGAGCGGACCGTGCGCTGGCACGACCAGCGCACCTACTGGCTGAGCCCGGGCCTGCCGCCGCAGGCGCAGGCCGACCCGACCCGGGCGCATCGGCTCCGGGACTGGGTGGTGCCGTTGCGTCAGGACGTGGCGCCCTTCGAGGTGCGCGGAACGCTGACGTGGGAGCCCCCGCCGGCCACGTGGGCCTGGTGGCTGGGCGCGGCTGCGCTGGGCGTCGCGACGGTCGCCATCGGTCTGCGCCGCTTCCGCTGGGTGGGCGCGGTCACGCTGGTCGCGGGCATGATCACCCTCGGGTACGCGGTGACGCGCGCGACTCTGGGCGTACCCGGGCAGGCACCGGTCATCGGGGCGGCCGCGGTCGCGACGGCCGCCGGCGCCGCCACCCTGCTCGGACGCACGCCGTTCCTGGCGTTCCTGGGCGGGACCGCGCTGGCGATCTTCGGCGGCCTGGGCGACGCGGGCGTCCTCGCCCAGGCCGTGGTCAACTTCCCGGGACCGGGCTGGGTCCCGCGCGCCGCGGTGCTCGTCGCGCTCGGCGCCGGTGCCGGCGCGGCCGTTTCCGCCCTGCTGCGCCTGCGTTCCCCCGCTCCGGCGGGGATATCTTCGGACGCATGACTGAGCGTCTCTCGCCGGGTGATCCGGCCCCCGACTTCACCTTGCCCACCGACAGTGGCGGCACGCTGACGCTGAAGGATCTTCGCGGCCGCAAGGTCGTGCTGTACGCGTACCCCGCGGCGATGACGCCGGGATGCACCAAGCAGGCCTGCGACTTTCGCGACTCCCTGGCCTCGTTGCAGGCCGCGGGCTACGAGGTCGTCGGCATCTCGCCCGACACCCCGGCCAGGCTGGCCACCTTCCGCGAGCGCGACGCGATCACGTTCCCCCTGGTCAGCGACCGGGACAAGAGCGTGCTGACGGCGTACGGGGCCTTCGGCGAGAAGCAGCTCTACGGCAAGACGGTGACCGGCGTCATCCGCTCGACCTTCGTGATCGACGAGAACGGCGCCATCGAGAAGGCGCTCTACAACGTCAAGGCGACCGGGCACGTCGCGAAGCTCCGGCGGGATCTGGGTCTCGACTGACTTCCGGGGCGAAGTTCGCGGATCCCGGGGCGAGATGCCGATAAGTCTGGCGTGTTCCGCCTCTGAGCACCTCCCGCGGACCCCCGGCCCACGGCGGCCGTCATGCGGCCTGGATCCGCGAGGCGGCCGCCGTGCCGTGCGCCCGGGGCGATGGGCCCTGCCGGGGCGGTGGATCCGCAGGCCAGCGTCTAGACTGCTGGGATCGACGGCCCACCCGGGCCCGTCGGGCGGAAGTGGCGGAATAGGCAGACGCGCGGGCCTTAGGAGCCCGTATCCGTGAGGGTGTGCGGGTTCAAGTCCCGCCTTCCGCACCCAGCTCGCGCAGGAGGACGCGTTGGCGCTGTCTTTCCTGCTCGACCCGCCGCTGACCGCCGACCTCCGGGAGCGGATCGTCCGGCTCTGGACCGACGTCACCAACGCGGGCGGCCCGATCGGGTTCGTCGCGCCCGTCACCGTCGACGACGTCCGCCCGATGGCCGAGGCCACGTTCGCCGGGGTCGAGGCGGGCGTCGACCGGTTGCTCGTCGGGATGGACGGCGCAGAGCCCGTCGCCGTGCTCTTCATCGTGGACAACCGGTTCGATCTCAAGGCGCACTGGCGGGTGCTCAAGCGGGTGATGGTGCTGCCCGGCAGCCAGGGCCGGGGCTACGGCGCCGCGCTCATGCGAGAGGCGGAGGCCGTCGGCCGTGCCATGCGGTTGACCGGGCTCCAGGTCACCGTCCGGGACGGGCACGGGCTGGACGCCTTCTACGCGAAGCTCGGCTACACCGAGACCGGCCGGGTCCCGGGCGCCCTCCGGGTGGCACCGGACGACGACCGGGACGAGCTGCAGATGTGGCTGGACCTGCGCTAGTTCTTCCGCGGCTGGTTGAAGCGGATCATGTTTCCCGCCGGATCGCGGAACGCGCAGTCGCGGACGCCGTACGCCTGATCGACCGGCTCCTGCAGCACCTCGGCGCCGGAGTCACGGATCTGCGCGAAGGTGGCGTCGACGTCGTCGGTGACGAAGATGAGCCCGCGCAGCATGCCCTTGGCGAGCAGCTCCGACTGCTTCCGCTTGTCCTCGGCCGAGGAGCTGGGGTTGGAGTCCGGGGTCTCGATGGTGATCTCCAGCTCGGGCTGGCTCGGCGGGGACACCGTCACCCACCGCATGCCCTCGAACTTGACATCGCTGCGGACCTCGAGACCGAGCACGTCACGATAGAAGCCGAGCGCCTTGTCGTGGTCGTCGACCGTGATGAAGCAGTGCGAAACCTTGATGTCCATGCAGCTCACGATACGTTCGGCGAGGCCGCGCGGGCTTCTCCGTTCCTGACCGGCCGGGTGAGGATCTTGGCGAAGCAGGCCGGGATCGCGGCCCCGGTCTCGTGGGTCCGGGCCCGGTAGGCGCTCGGGGTCTCGCCGACCAGCTCGGTGAAGCGGGAGCTGAAGGAACCGAGCGAGGTGCAGCCGACGGCGAAGCAGACCTCGGTGACGGTGAGGTCGCCCCGGCGCAGCAACGCCTTGGCCCGCTCGATCCGCCGCGTCATGAGGTGGCTGTACGGCGTCTCGCCGAACGCCGCCCGGAAGCTGCGCGAGAAGTGTCCCGGCGACATGAGGGCTCCCCGGGCCAGCGCGGGCACGTCCAGCGGCTCGGCGAAGTCGCGGTCCATCCGATCGCGGGCCCGGCGCAGCCGGACGAGGTCGTCCCGGTTCACCCTCCCAGCATTCCACGAACCGCCCGGGCGGTTAACAGCTCGGCGCCGGAGCCCCGGCGGCCAGCGCGAGGTCCTCGCCGGTGTCCGCCACGGGCGCTTGCGGCGCGGGGGCCTCCAGCGCGGCGGACGGGGACGCCTTCGGCTTCGCTGCCGGTTTCGCCTTCTTCTTCGGCGCCGGTGCCTTGGCGGCGGTCGGTGCGGACGTCGACGCCTGTTTCTTCCTCGGGACGAGCTTGACGTCCTTCGCGGTGACGGTTCTGCCGTAGATGTCGGTCATCGCGATCTGGAACGGCCCGTTCCCGGTGTTCCGATCGATGATCCAGAAGTTGTAGTCGGTACGCGAGGCGGTCATCCAGTCGCGACCCGGCCCCTTGGCCCTCACGGAGGCGATGGGGTTGGCGTGGTTGTCGATCAGCACGGCTCACCAGTACTGCGACGATCCCTCGGCGAAGGTGATGCTCAGCGGCCCGGGCGTGGCCGCGTTCGGCACGGCCTTGTAGGTGATCGGCACGATGCCCTGCACCGGGTCCGCGATCTTCTTGAAGGCGGTGCGGCTCAGGTCCAGCCAGCCGGGCGTGCATTCGGGGCAGGAGTCGAAGACCTTGACCCGTACCGTGCCCTTGGGGCCGGTCACGTCGAGGTAGCTGCCGCACGACAGCGCCTCGGAGTATTCGCTGCGGCCCAGGGCCACGTACAGGTCGTCGGCGGGCGGCGCGAAGTTGCAGTTGCCCACCGTGCCCGCGAGGTCGTAGAAGGTGGCCTTGCCCTGGCGCTTGGCGCTGGTGGGCGGGGCCGCGCACGCGCCACCGCCGTTCTGCAGCAGGATCGCCACACCGAGGACGCCGGCCAGGAGCACCGCGCCGCCGGTGGCGAGCCAGCGGGGACGCAGGAGGCGGTGAGCTGTCACGCTGAGGCATACTCCGGGGCCTCGACGGCCGCGGGCAACGTTCCTAAGACACGCTTAAGACAGACTCCCCCACCCGGATGACACCCGTTTCGCCTGAGCGGAGGTCCGGGATCAGGTTGACGCCGAAGTGCAGCCCACCGTCGCGCCGCCGGAACCGGCCGAGGGTCCGCAGCGGTTCGCCACCGCGCTCGCCGGTCTCCTGATCGATGGTGATGACCAGGCAACGGTTGCTCGGCTCGGCCACCCGGTAGGTCGTGTCACCGATGCGCAGGCGGCCGCCCACCCACTTGTCCTCGGCCCACGCATCGGCGCCGGCAAGGACCAGGTTGGGCCGGAAGCGGGTCATCGGCACGGGCTCGTCGAGCCGGCCGTTGAGCGCGTCGAGGGAGGCCTCGCTGGTCAGCAGCACCGGGAACCCGTCCGCGAGGTTGACCCGGTCGCCCTCCTCGGCATGGCGCCGGATCCGCCGCGCGGTGGGGTCGGCGAGCCACGCCAGCCGTGCGTCACGGCCCAGGAAGTCCGACAGGAAGGCCGCCGCGGCCGGGGCGAGCCGGGCGGTCACCTCGGGCTGCGAGCGGAAGACCCGGACCGTCGCCGGCGGCCCGCCGGCCGGCTCGGCCACGTCGAAGCCGTTGAGC is a genomic window containing:
- a CDS encoding DsbA family protein, yielding MSNGDKKRAQAKQVVREQLARERRRKVTLWTTVGVVTVLVMAGLIGWGVAAGQEKANAGKLTVPPAAVDDGTAFARGTGPVQIDIYEDFLCPFCRKVETAIGPTVTQLVDAGKVTVRYHPIAILDHLSSTQYSTRAAGASAAAAQGGKFFEYHEALFAQQPPEGGAGLDDAKLIEIGRSVGLTDQAFADAITGKTYTAWATKVTDTASSRGITGTPSVLVAGTKLDSPTPQALAAAVEAASA
- a CDS encoding MauE/DoxX family redox-associated membrane protein, translated to METRTRTAWPWISTAARLGLAAVWLIAGGLKVGDLAASGRAVNAYQLFPYEVAKVIGAVQPFLEIALGLLLLAGLAVRLSAGLSAALLLIFIAGIVSAWARGLQIDCGCFSTGGELGAGADPAYGWDIARDAGFLLLAGLLLWRPRTRFSIDGILMGDGQ
- a CDS encoding copper resistance CopC/CopD family protein, producing MTVDRRRASAALTGLLLGLLGLLAGPASPARAHAALVASDPGANTIVPDAPNRVTLTFSESVQLIAGKIQVLAPDGSRADQGEPQAAGGTVTIPLRSGGARGTYLVSYRVVSADSHPVAGTLTYSVGATSTPPSESDAAQAVDPVVRALIPVGKYLGYAGLVLLVGPVLVLALLWPHRLSRTGPARLVWTGVGLVLAGTVLGLWLQAPYTTGSGLFDVSGGDLQAVLGSTFGAVMLVRLGVIAAAAFLLRPLLRGDGGESKADLALLGVLGVAALATWPLTGHPTASPVAGVSVVVDAIHLAAMAVWLGGLVMLTGFLLRHANEGELGAILPIWSRWAATAVAALITAGVVQALIEVASFENLFETTYGQLILAKVGLAAVVIAMAAFSRKLVRSRSAETGPRTLRRVVLAELAVTAIVLGVTAALVQIPPPRTAEAAETGATSSTITQTVSDSRVSLQVDVFPATVGNNSLHLYAYTPDNKPLPVVEWTATAALPSKGIEPIEVPLLRITDFHAIGDIALPMAGEWTFKFTVRTSEIDQSTLTVKAKIS
- a CDS encoding RlpA-like double-psi beta-barrel domain-containing protein, coding for MTAHRLLRPRWLATGGAVLLAGVLGVAILLQNGGGACAAPPTSAKRQGKATFYDLAGTVGNCNFAPPADDLYVALGRSEYSEALSCGSYLDVTGPKGTVRVKVFDSCPECTPGWLDLSRTAFKKIADPVQGIVPITYKAVPNAATPGPLSITFAEGSSQYW
- a CDS encoding MOSC domain-containing protein, translated to MRIASLHTYPLKGCHRLDHEVAVTEPWGLAGDRRWMAVDPDGVGITQREAPALTRLHAVPRPGGISLNGFDVAEPAGGPPATVRVFRSQPEVTARLAPAAAAFLSDFLGRDARLAWLADPTARRIRRHAEEGDRVNLADGFPVLLTSEASLDALNGRLDEPVPMTRFRPNLVLAGADAWAEDKWVGGRLRIGDTTYRVAEPSNRCLVITIDQETGERGGEPLRTLGRFRRRDGGLHFGVNLIPDLRSGETGVIRVGESVLSVS
- a CDS encoding expansin C-terminal domain-related protein, whose protein sequence is MLIDNHANPIASVRAKGPGRDWMTASRTDYNFWIIDRNTGNGPFQIAMTDIYGRTVTAKDVKLVPRKKQASTSAPTAAKAPAPKKKAKPAAKPKASPSAALEAPAPQAPVADTGEDLALAAGAPAPSC
- a CDS encoding helix-turn-helix transcriptional regulator, translated to MDRDFAEPLDVPALARGALMSPGHFSRSFRAAFGETPYSHLMTRRIERAKALLRRGDLTVTEVCFAVGCTSLGSFSSRFTELVGETPSAYRARTHETGAAIPACFAKILTRPVRNGEARAASPNVS
- a CDS encoding VOC family protein — its product is MDIKVSHCFITVDDHDKALGFYRDVLGLEVRSDVKFEGMRWVTVSPPSQPELEITIETPDSNPSSSAEDKRKQSELLAKGMLRGLIFVTDDVDATFAQIRDSGAEVLQEPVDQAYGVRDCAFRDPAGNMIRFNQPRKN
- a CDS encoding sigma-70 family RNA polymerase sigma factor, producing MTASDSLTVLALRARSGDAGAQSALVRATQAEVWRFTAALVDPGSADDLTQETFLRAFKALPGFEGRAHVRTWLLGIARRTCADHLRSVVRRRRLDARLAAEAFADHRLHPDPAHRLGSNDLLRRLGEERRTAFVLTQLLGLSYAEAAEVEGVPVGTIRSRVARARDELMAAVAEARAS
- the bcp gene encoding thioredoxin-dependent thiol peroxidase, whose translation is MTERLSPGDPAPDFTLPTDSGGTLTLKDLRGRKVVLYAYPAAMTPGCTKQACDFRDSLASLQAAGYEVVGISPDTPARLATFRERDAITFPLVSDRDKSVLTAYGAFGEKQLYGKTVTGVIRSTFVIDENGAIEKALYNVKATGHVAKLRRDLGLD
- a CDS encoding GNAT family N-acetyltransferase, with the translated sequence MALSFLLDPPLTADLRERIVRLWTDVTNAGGPIGFVAPVTVDDVRPMAEATFAGVEAGVDRLLVGMDGAEPVAVLFIVDNRFDLKAHWRVLKRVMVLPGSQGRGYGAALMREAEAVGRAMRLTGLQVTVRDGHGLDAFYAKLGYTETGRVPGALRVAPDDDRDELQMWLDLR